Sequence from the Erythrolamprus reginae isolate rEryReg1 chromosome 2, rEryReg1.hap1, whole genome shotgun sequence genome:
TTTGTATTAGCCATGAATAATAATATAACGGAATGATGCTGGTAATCGATTTgtaagaatttatttttttatattgataTGTTCTTACAAGAATTTAATACCAACTTTAACATAAATCTGAACCAGGATTTCAAAGTAATTTATATCGAATTACAAATTTTAGCAACCAGGATTGGTTTGTTTTAGTGATGTGTCCtaaattgagatacaaaataagctacttaaaagtcagggaatttttttcttgagTGCCACACATATGCTCAGCAGCAAAGAATAAATGAACTGGCTTCTGAACTAGATAGTAGTCTATATTGGTTCTTTTTGGCCCACTTGTTATGTTTTAGTTTCTTCCTTTATGTCTGTCCATTTTTTGGTTTCAAATTCTCAAGTTAAATGGTCCTTCTAGCTCTTTGCTATAATATCACAGAATCGGTTTCCTTGggatgggttcaaaagagaaattTATAGCAAGGGTGCTTCCACTATTATTCTAtatgtaagtacagtggtacctctacttaagaacttaatttgttccgtgaccaggttcttaagtagaaatgttcttaagtagaagcactttttcctataggaatcaatgtaaaagcaaataatgcgtgcaaacccattaggaaagaaataaaagcttggaatttgggtgggaggaggaggaggaagaggaggaggaggagtgtcgctgccaaaggaagaaggtgaggtgaggtgaataaaaaaaatccaaaacttaaaggcttaaaaaaaaagagggactctgaggtggcagggaggagcacgtgccttccatacacccggcgcaaagctgcctcccatacactgcctcccatacactggctgctgctgctacctgctgcctcttccttcccatgctgaagggtttccctctcctctcactcgctcgctttgtagctggcgcctttccttcactgtggtgactcctcggctgcccagagcgaagggagcatttcttttctctgggcactggcagaggtttattcccagtccaagcgcctagagaaacgaaaatgcttcgttcgctctggagtGCCAAATCCTTCTTAagagccaccaaaaggctcctctggcagcccagatggccggaattaaagggggaatggcaggaaactggctgggcttttgggccactctcaaatttcctgggaaatttttccaggctatggttcttaagtagaaaatggtccttaagtagaggcattcttaagtagaggtaccactgtattataaaacaTAAAGACCAGTGTATCCAATCTTTCTAatgcttggttttgttttgttttttgctataTCAAGAACTTTTAAGTTGGATATCTTAGGGATTGCTCCTCCTTATCTGGGACTTAACAGTAACTTAATAATAGTTTCAGTAGATTATTTTGAAGAAATTAAACAAGAGGAGCTAATATATAGATCATAACTGCATTCTGTTTGATGGAGGAATGGAGTGATTACAGTTAAATGAAGCAATAACCAGCAGATATGTGTTAATCTATATTGCACACAGTGACCAAACTCTAAATCGTTACTCAGAAAAAGCAAAGATCATAGTTTGACTTCTGTAATTTGAAGAGACAGAGAATACATATGTTTGAAATTGGaaatacattttcaaataaaacaaaaatcagagttCAAGCCATTCGCCCCAATAGTTCAGAGCTTTGCTTATCTTCCATAGAATGAGATAAAACTGATGAATCTCATCTGAGAGATCTAAACTAAGCTAAATTTAAGTTCTCTGTCATCCTACACTGTCACTCATTGCAGCTGTCAAAATATTGCAACTCATTGGTAGTTGCAATCCAAACACTTGAGAGTACCAGAGATGGACACATTTAGTATGGAAGAAAACAATCCAGCTGAAAAAATTAGATTAAAACTAGTTAAGAGCTAACAGTCATAGTCAATGAAAGGTACAAACATAGGCAACCGGCTGGAGTTATTATTTATATAGGAATTTGTAGTGAATCACTACAAATAGGGAACAGCTTAACATTCCAGCAAAAGTTATATTTTCCATATATAATATTAAAGAGGAAAGTGTTTCATCAAAATTAGCTGATGACAAATAAATCATGAAGCTATTTTGAAATAGCAAACACAGACTAAAATGTAGTGTGTGTAGGCTTAACTCAACAAAACCAAAAATACAAGGTTTTTTGCAGTTCAAATACAGTATTCCTTTTTTTGAAAGAAACTCAATTTTATACtgcaagaggtttttttttaaaacgcGGTTATGCTTTTTGTCTAATCTGGGATAGGGGAGGGAATGGGCCTGGGAGGAAGATTTCCCAGctagtttggagaaaacatgtGAATTTATTTCCAAGTGTTTAATGTAAATTTTTGTTTTCAGTATTGCATAATTAAACTTTATACTTTGGCCACATACATTGAATTTAAAAATACAGGCCTTAGAAATGTCAAAGCCAATATATTTATAGAACAAGTTATGtgtatgttatttaaattttaaaacccaCTGTTTGATGAGATTTGTGGTGTCagtgaaataaaatgaattttcaaATCGGTTAATAACAATGTTGGTAATACTGTGTTGATCCCAATTATTTTAATCTATGCACCAAAGattatttaaagaaaatgaatAGTCCCTGCATGTGGTTTATTAAAAAATCCCATAAACAAATGAAATGTGATTACAACAGTTTGCCTTTTATAAATGACAGTTTCCCCTCGAATAGAGTTTCTtggtctggaacctgcactacatatcaaatattaatacaattgagaatccagaaatatttcatgagaaaagtccttccactcacaacagaatacattaattccatcagacttgaaattttgggcttcgaCAGCTTAgaaactgatctaaatgtagttcataaaatcatgttaCAATGtcgtacctgtcaatgactacttcagcttcaaccggaaCAATACATgaacacacaatagatacaaacttaatgtaaaccgctccaaactcaattgcagaaaatacgacttcagcaacagtgatcaatgcctggaatgcactgcctggctctgtggtttcttccccaaaccccaaaaattttaactttaaattctactgtcaacctcacccaCTTCCTAAGAGATCtttaagggatgtgcataagtgcaccagcatacctactgtccctgtcgtaatatttccttttattcgtatcgatttcatgtattcataatcatgtttatacttatatctgttatctaatgatgaaataaaataaaataaataaaaacctcagGAAGGACCATCTTCTGCAAAACAATTCTTCTTTGTATTAGATAGCTTGGATTCTGAAGCCATTGTCTAGAATTGGGTGGAGAATTTTGCCCTTCTCTAAGCTTGATATGCCCAATGAAGAGTATGATGAAAAATGTGAACTcctattattggggggggggaatacataTTCCTGTATATATTTGGGCATGAAAATCTACATGTGACGTTTATTGAATATGTTAAATTCTAATTACTAAGATTGAGaaaggctgattctgcaaaccgcttagagagggctgtaaaagcaccatgaagcggtatacaagtctaaatgctatttgggTGAGCAAAGAAACAGATGGAATATAAAACAACACATCCAAACAAGGTTTTTGTTTTAAGCCCGCCCTAAGATTGAAAGACAAAACACCCAATCCCAGCCAAGCGGAAAAGTTCCTTATTAAAGAAACAGTGGAAAAGCCGCGGGGGCGGAGAggggtagaagaagaagaggatatCCTTATAGAAAGCCTTGGATTGGACGAGGTGACGCTCTGCGTGTTGACGTCACGCTCAGCGACGGTGCTAAGTGACTTGATTAGCCATCCGGCCGCGCGGCTTCCTTCCATGGACATCCGGGTCTTTGGGAGAGTGTGTGCGGAGGAGGCGGAGCCTGCGAGGCCTGGCTCGGcaggtgtgtgtgtatctgtctgtgtgtggaggggggggggggcgtcgatGGCGGCGTCGGCGACGACGTCGGTGCTCCTGTCCGCCTTGGCTACTCGGCTTTCCCAGTCGGCCACCGCCCGCACCTACGGGATCTTTTGTAAAGGGCTGACGCGGACCCTGCTCATCTTCTTCGACTTGGCTTGGAAGCTCCGCATCAATTTCCCTTACCTGTACTTTGTGGCTTCGATGATGTTCAACGTCAGGTTACAGGTGGGTGTTTTTCTTGGCTGGGACACAGAAACCATCACCGGAATAAAGAAGGGCTCCCCACGTAGGTTCAGCCTCTGCCAGCTTCGCTtctttaattttataatttattcccTCCACAAACGGGGAAGCCTATCCTAACAGCAAGCTGATATTCCTGGACTCTTATCCCAAGCAAAGATAACCATAGAGATAtgaaataatttctttttaactGAAATAACCCTGCTTCCTGGGTTTGTGCTGCCTAATTAACTAGGTTTACTGAGTGATCCTACTTGGTAGGCTCATCCAGTGTACTGACTgatcatttttttattattattattgattgattgattcattcattcattcattcattcattgatttggACCTAACAAATAGGAAGGAGTTTACATACCATTTAGTATGACTGGTGTGAGTAAGTAGGGTCTTATGACTTtcaatttttagaaacatagaagattgatggcagaaaaagacctcatggtccatctagtctgcccttatactatttcctgtattttattttaggatggatatatatttatcccaggcatgtttaaattcagttactttagattgctttaaatattggacttctgaactggtttttgtattctgatatgttgtgagccaccctgagtcctcggagaagggcggcatacaagtccaatcaatcaatccatcagtccaataaatagataaataaataaataaacaaacaaacaaatgtgaatCTACCAGAAAACAAAGAAGGTTAAATCTCATCGAAGACAGATGTGATGTGAATGGGTAGCTGCTGAAGATTAAAAATGGTCTGGCCAAAATTAGAATGTGGCAAATCATGTTTATTGTAATGCTTACCTGTATCTTCCTCAAAAGTTTTCTGAATTATTGTGGATTTTTGTGATGTACCAAACCAACAGGAGAATTTCCTGCAACATCCAGAAGTAGAATTaggttgttgttgctgctattaTTAACATGTGTATTCTGCCCAACCCTAGAGATTCAGTGACTAACAGCCAAATAAAAGCAATTAAGACCATAATGCTAGggtgcataaacagagggatggaatcaagatcatgtgaaatattaatatcactttataatgccttgacaaggccacacttgaaatactgcgtccagttttggttgccaccatGTAAAAAATAATGTTGAGACTCTGAAAAAGGGtgtagagaagaacaacaaagatgattagaagaCTGGAGGCGAAaacataaagaacagttgctataattgggtatgtctagtttaatgaaaagaaggactaggggagacattatagcagtgttccaacatctcaggggttaccacaaagaaaagggagtcaaattactcttcaaagcacctgagggttgtTCTGCTCTGGCCTTTTGGGATCAGAACAAAGGGAGGATCCAGGCGCTGAGATTTCAAATAACACTTTTATATAACAAGcaggatttatacaagcaaaCTCATGCATTTCAGTCCATCTTGGCAGCTTTCCATGTTAAATTGGATCAAAGATAAACTTCCGGGCAGCTGCCCAGAGTCAAAGTTAATTATCATTCCTCAGTAAGGTAAGGGTTCTTCGGTTACACATAGACACACTTACGATTCTCCAGGTTTTGCTCACACAACTGCATCTCTGCCCAATGAATTTAGAAGCATAATAGCAGATTGGCAGCgtggcatttctggaaccccaaacCTAGGATTGCCACCATTGTGTACATTGTAACACCATGCCCCGTTACCCAGAAATCCTTCTTTATAttctgtctgggtgtggtcagttgtttcctagagatatatcTATCTAGACTTTCATAGAttcactttctgaacttttacCCATAAAGATATTGCTGTTTGCTTCTTGACCTTCTGAAccaggcatctaataggggctcctggtctcccatgtccccctcctcctctgactcagacattattgggatttctacagtctctggaggtttccCAGGTTccaactctctctcactctctgactcagttatcaagaacactggcctaggataccaagacagccccagttcatcctcctcagaatctgtgactaactgatcccatcgtggaccactcacaaggatagaacaggaagcaatggacagtaatcaaggacagaagcaatctAGAGCTAAGAAATTTCCTGGCAACAATCAGTGGAATTAATCCAGAAGTTGTATTCTTTCTATAATTATCAAACAGagaaataacagtaataatataaAAGCAAGACGCAACAAAGGGATATACTACATCCCTCTCTTAATTTCCAAATAGGGAGAACTGGGATTTAAATCTATTCTCAGCCACAAATACTCTTTGGACAGCTGTGAGCCAGGTATTCTCTCTCCATCCAGCCTATCTCATAAGGTGGTTGTGGTAAGGGGAAAACAACTAAATGGGGAAGTATTGTATTGGTtgcaccagtggttctcaaccattcTAATGCcgcaccccttaatacagttcctcatgttgtggtgacccccaaccataggtctagtgccaattctcccaacagagctttaagctgattggcaggaaggtcagagggacacccccactataaacccctgattggtcagattgtaaaaatatgttccaaggtgccagaatagaagctttagttcctagcaccatgggaaatttatcttttcccagggtcttaggcgacccctgcgaaacggtcattcgactcccaaaaggggtcctgactcccaggttgagaatcactgagtTATACTGAGGGCAGAAGAAACatggattttgatttttttttaaatacccttCTTAGATATTAAATATAAAGATGTGCGCACTCATTTACACACTCATTTAATTGCTCAAAATTAGGTTTATAAATTTCTTTGGACTATACCAAGAAAATTATAAACCTAATTTTGAGCAATTTGAGAGCAGATCTCAGACAAAATTGgggttcagatttttttttttaagaaaatgatAACCCCTTTCTCTGTGTGGCCTTTGGAATTGTGTTTACCAGTacgctaagccagtgtttttcaaccagtgtgccgcggcacactagtgtgccgcgagacatggtcaggtgtgccgcgaagcttagagagaaagaaagagagagagagaaagaaagcaagcaagagaaagagagagagaaagagagaaagagaaagaaagcaagagagagagagagagagggagggaaggagagagagaaagacatagagggaggtagggagggagagagaaagagcaaaaaagagaggaaggaaggaagagaaagaaagagggatggagagagagaggaagaaagaggaaggaaaggagagaaagagggagggagaaagaaatagagcaaaggggaggaagagagagagagaatttgtttgtccaaacttttttagcgccccccccccctgctcaatgtgccccagggtttcgtaaatgtaaaaaatgtgccgcggctcaaaaaaggttgaaaatcactgcgctAAGCCACAAAACAGGCATCCCTTGGCTGGACAATTAGTTTTATGAGTAATTGTGTTGTGTACTTCTGGAAAATTGGATTGAGGAAATTGATACGAATAATGCAGTTTTGTTTACTATTGCCAATTTTAAAGTAAGAAAAGCAAATGCCACTTGTCTCTTTTCTTGGATTTGAGCTGTGCAT
This genomic interval carries:
- the LOC139162287 gene encoding uncharacterized protein isoform X1; protein product: MDIRVFGRVCAEEAEPARPGSAGVCVSVCVWRGGGASMAASATTSVLLSALATRLSQSATARTYGIFCKGLTRTLLIFFDLAWKLRINFPYLYFVASMMFNVRLQHNPATAGTVGIVVNWHNHVMLCLATILLSNGVTQ
- the LOC139162287 gene encoding small integral membrane protein 10-like protein 3 isoform X2, which codes for MDIRVFGRVCAEEAEPARPGSAGVCVSVCVWRGGGASMAASATTSVLLSALATRLSQSATARTYGIFCKGLTRTLLIFFDLAWKLRINFPYLYFVASMMFNVRLQVHIEIH